A single Arachnia propionica DNA region contains:
- a CDS encoding SH3 domain-containing protein, translating to MMRTVRGGLAALVVAGLVQSVGSLALVTSADAAGTTMRATTAVNVRSGPGTGYSRIGLLYPGDNVQALSSGNGWTKVSYKGRTGYVASAYLASSSGSGGGGSSSGASGDAYTTTALNLRTGPSLSYRVSTVASKGTKVKLTGTVKGEFSQVTWNGQTLWAATRYLSQSAGSPGQDLPTTTRKLRATTELMIRTAPGSGYRSLGDVPRGTILDCTDVVTSGMAQCIWQGNVRWFNNKYLRAVDGSAAPGGGGLPSTTIQYATANLNIWRSATGSAYTGEIPKGSEVAVTGTVRSGRAQIVHNGAIRWVTARYLSSSAPGGGNGGGDGGSLNRGWSKGLDQANENVKRIVRYIWNNVPEIKTMYGVRPDPLPDHPSGRAVDIMIPNYRSNKELGNRLAAYFKANHSQFRVHYIIWDQKIWNITRDSEGWRSMAGRGSDTANHKDHIHITVYDN from the coding sequence ATGATGCGAACCGTGCGGGGAGGACTGGCCGCCCTGGTGGTTGCCGGGCTCGTTCAGTCGGTCGGCTCACTGGCTCTGGTGACCAGCGCCGACGCTGCCGGAACCACGATGCGGGCCACCACCGCCGTCAACGTGCGTTCGGGACCTGGAACCGGCTATTCCCGGATAGGCCTGCTCTACCCGGGGGACAACGTGCAGGCCCTGAGTTCCGGAAACGGCTGGACGAAGGTGTCCTACAAGGGACGCACCGGTTACGTCGCCTCCGCTTACCTGGCCTCGTCGTCGGGCAGTGGGGGTGGCGGGTCGTCCTCGGGTGCCTCCGGCGATGCCTACACGACCACGGCGCTGAACCTGCGCACCGGACCCAGCCTGAGTTACCGGGTGAGCACGGTCGCTTCGAAGGGCACGAAGGTGAAGCTCACCGGCACCGTGAAGGGTGAGTTCTCGCAGGTGACCTGGAACGGTCAGACGCTCTGGGCGGCGACACGCTATCTGTCGCAGTCCGCGGGTTCCCCCGGCCAGGACCTGCCCACCACCACGAGGAAGCTGCGGGCCACCACCGAGTTGATGATCCGCACCGCCCCGGGAAGCGGCTACCGTTCCCTGGGCGACGTCCCGCGCGGCACGATCCTCGACTGCACGGACGTGGTGACCAGCGGAATGGCCCAGTGCATCTGGCAGGGCAACGTCCGTTGGTTCAACAACAAGTACCTGAGGGCGGTGGACGGCTCCGCCGCTCCGGGCGGAGGTGGCCTGCCCTCCACCACCATCCAGTACGCGACGGCGAACCTCAACATCTGGCGTTCGGCCACCGGATCGGCCTACACCGGTGAGATCCCGAAGGGCAGCGAGGTGGCCGTGACCGGCACCGTCCGGTCGGGGCGCGCCCAGATCGTCCACAACGGCGCCATCCGCTGGGTGACGGCCCGTTACCTGAGTTCGTCGGCCCCCGGAGGCGGCAACGGTGGTGGGGATGGCGGCAGCCTGAACCGGGGCTGGTCGAAGGGCCTCGATCAGGCCAACGAGAACGTCAAACGGATCGTCCGCTACATCTGGAACAACGTCCCGGAGATCAAGACGATGTACGGCGTGCGCCCGGATCCCCTGCCGGATCACCCCTCGGGCCGGGCCGTGGACATCATGATCCCCAACTACAGGTCGAACAAGGAACTGGGCAACCGGCTGGCCGCCTACTTCAAGGCGAACCACTCCCAGTTCCGCGTCCACTACATCATCTGGGACCAGAAGATCTGGAACATCACCCGCGACAGCGAGGGCTGGCGTTCGATGGCGGGGCGCGGCAGCGACACCGCCAACCACAAGGACCACATCCACAT
- a CDS encoding tetratricopeptide repeat protein produces MVSNAKKLLHVILVFITGSGIIISAGMILALHFSFPEEVVKTEPESQAVNEQLPPGEWNDITLRSYPIHSNNSELTKISLGRVDEETWKQITDESALKLGVPPEMFDAPIRSDESYWGKSYPFSFPYLNDYIPKSWDSEFIKHHTVEILDLTSLLLLRPSATREGYEGSGKGYGFLQSGYHYSAYVLLSHAVKQYPSCNLQLQLTWLALQTGYNSISATETAIKDAIDLCPGVPDPLWMGGQAHGRYALFEHQEEMEDSSKNHMEHSLNWFRRLSAEYPKIPLGHLGEAELLLERSRTSSRRFEARNWRNKALKILQEARMWSNDPLLALAQARGLTDSGEYGDAITLLQSFPNIMQSTIPLIHLKAINAMHLGRHAEVLSILNNAVVQPIAHRNFTIWGSGTLNVSHYEFTHWGDYGGGLVGDQPYIPKDRRKAQEDVVTITDLGRAASFISDIPVGKAFSWCPPKNLSQDCATSIFETSPNSFKTENMQNILRALGKHKEAVRLMRNELNTQARNYWFYQMLGEASYHAGDFEEALNYFERALTLLPKNAGSQDNDGISHRVSLVLAKATCLRHLGRVEETINLLKKTLQYQENHPNLISIGTTTVDIFYLRSELGLVSLTQERYAESASYLKAAVLQGNDSNATALKGACGEAWRNRYKSRLDPSGDAREDLMRGAQENNLALAMIHQYRDKIEAMDNATSTDLKNYLGSGREELAKEISKAAKLAVCHDRDNPVYLNTLAYAQDITGEDRDEVISRYRDVLKLDATLFDVANNLGVLLAKNGDFSEAKKTFLHALSVKPDYATAMHNMAVLHSKQIDGFIPMLRWAGMAGRADSDYRTQELVFIVDDNIYDPNLDVSGTVNASWKYGDSAFQIKSTTIFIAIFSLAGQLSLIVLSDKVQGRISSRVSKDRKDVRSIGISLSIVVSFLVCTWPLSFWSHSIVPAAAMGYFSACCIYFPLAAQSIVTPKILSGSSFVSAVSFGLLFAQPVFALAPYPKVEARGSACPRFLFWCAPIYLSIFSLTFMLLAVFTASPLARFLGLACVTALGGIVIPNIFSQSFNADDIKCRWLVIFVSTTASALQWISLL; encoded by the coding sequence ATGGTTTCAAATGCAAAAAAACTCTTGCACGTAATTCTTGTTTTTATCACGGGAAGCGGAATAATCATTTCAGCAGGGATGATCTTAGCATTACACTTTAGTTTTCCCGAAGAGGTTGTCAAGACAGAGCCTGAAAGCCAAGCAGTGAACGAGCAGCTCCCGCCCGGCGAGTGGAACGATATTACCCTGCGTTCGTACCCTATCCACTCAAATAATTCGGAACTTACAAAAATTTCTTTAGGCAGAGTGGACGAAGAAACATGGAAGCAGATCACTGATGAGAGTGCATTGAAGTTGGGAGTGCCTCCTGAAATGTTCGATGCTCCTATAAGATCAGATGAATCATACTGGGGCAAATCATATCCATTCTCATTTCCTTATCTAAACGACTACATTCCGAAGAGTTGGGATTCAGAATTTATTAAACACCATACAGTCGAAATACTTGATCTCACCTCGTTGCTTCTCTTACGTCCCAGCGCCACAAGGGAAGGATATGAAGGTTCTGGAAAAGGATACGGCTTCCTACAATCCGGCTACCATTATTCCGCTTACGTTCTCCTCTCTCATGCGGTCAAGCAATACCCATCATGCAATTTGCAACTTCAGTTAACCTGGCTCGCACTACAAACCGGCTACAACTCAATTTCGGCTACCGAAACGGCGATCAAAGACGCTATTGATCTTTGTCCCGGAGTCCCAGATCCCCTATGGATGGGAGGACAAGCGCATGGTCGTTATGCATTATTCGAGCATCAAGAGGAGATGGAGGATTCTTCAAAAAATCATATGGAGCATTCATTAAATTGGTTTAGAAGATTGTCGGCAGAGTATCCTAAAATACCTCTAGGGCATCTCGGCGAAGCAGAACTTTTACTTGAGCGTTCACGGACATCCTCGAGAAGATTTGAGGCTAGAAACTGGCGAAATAAAGCATTAAAAATACTACAGGAAGCGCGAATGTGGTCAAATGATCCTTTACTTGCGCTTGCACAGGCACGAGGCCTAACGGACTCAGGAGAATATGGGGATGCCATAACACTACTGCAAAGCTTCCCAAATATTATGCAAAGCACTATACCTCTGATTCATTTAAAAGCAATTAATGCCATGCATCTAGGTCGACATGCTGAAGTTCTGAGTATTTTAAACAATGCCGTTGTTCAGCCAATCGCCCACCGAAATTTCACTATCTGGGGCTCTGGCACCCTGAACGTAAGCCATTATGAGTTCACACATTGGGGGGATTACGGAGGAGGCCTAGTTGGTGATCAACCTTACATTCCTAAGGATCGCCGGAAAGCACAAGAAGATGTTGTTACTATCACTGATCTGGGTAGGGCTGCTAGTTTCATTTCTGACATTCCGGTAGGCAAGGCATTTTCTTGGTGTCCGCCGAAGAACCTCTCGCAGGATTGCGCAACTAGCATTTTTGAGACAAGTCCAAATAGTTTCAAAACTGAAAACATGCAGAATATCCTGAGGGCGCTTGGAAAACACAAAGAAGCTGTCCGCCTGATGAGAAATGAGCTAAACACCCAAGCTAGAAACTATTGGTTTTATCAGATGCTGGGCGAAGCTTCCTATCATGCCGGCGATTTTGAAGAGGCCCTCAACTATTTCGAGAGAGCGCTGACTCTGCTTCCAAAAAATGCTGGTTCCCAAGATAATGACGGAATTTCCCATCGCGTCTCCCTAGTGTTGGCTAAGGCGACGTGCCTTAGACACCTCGGGCGCGTAGAAGAAACCATTAATTTATTAAAGAAGACACTTCAATACCAAGAAAACCATCCCAACCTCATCTCTATCGGCACAACTACCGTAGATATATTTTATCTGAGGTCGGAACTGGGGCTGGTTTCCTTAACCCAAGAGAGATATGCGGAGTCAGCATCATATCTAAAAGCTGCTGTGCTTCAAGGTAATGATAGTAATGCTACGGCCTTGAAAGGGGCATGTGGAGAAGCGTGGAGAAATCGATATAAATCTCGACTCGACCCTAGCGGTGACGCGAGAGAGGATTTGATGCGTGGAGCCCAGGAGAACAATCTTGCTTTAGCAATGATCCATCAATATCGTGACAAGATTGAAGCTATGGATAACGCTACTTCAACCGATCTAAAAAATTATTTGGGTAGCGGAAGAGAAGAGTTGGCCAAAGAAATTTCTAAGGCAGCAAAGCTAGCAGTCTGTCACGATAGAGATAATCCTGTCTATCTCAACACTCTCGCTTATGCTCAAGATATCACCGGCGAAGACCGCGATGAGGTTATAAGCCGATATCGCGATGTGCTTAAGCTAGATGCAACCTTGTTCGACGTGGCAAATAATTTAGGGGTACTGCTTGCTAAAAATGGCGACTTCAGCGAAGCGAAAAAAACTTTTCTTCATGCACTGTCCGTTAAGCCTGATTATGCAACTGCTATGCATAACATGGCGGTTCTGCACTCCAAGCAAATAGATGGCTTTATTCCCATGCTGAGGTGGGCAGGGATGGCGGGTAGAGCTGATAGTGATTACCGGACCCAAGAGTTGGTGTTTATCGTTGATGACAATATCTATGATCCGAACCTAGATGTGTCGGGAACGGTTAACGCTTCTTGGAAATATGGCGACAGTGCCTTTCAGATTAAATCGACAACGATATTTATCGCGATCTTTTCGCTGGCAGGGCAACTCTCTTTAATTGTCCTAAGCGATAAAGTGCAAGGTAGGATTTCTAGCCGAGTTTCTAAAGACCGGAAAGATGTTAGAAGTATCGGCATCTCGCTGTCAATAGTTGTTTCTTTTTTGGTTTGCACATGGCCCTTGAGTTTTTGGTCTCATTCTATCGTCCCGGCAGCGGCGATGGGATATTTTTCGGCTTGCTGCATCTACTTCCCGCTAGCAGCACAATCCATTGTTACCCCAAAAATTCTCAGCGGATCCAGTTTTGTAAGTGCAGTCAGCTTCGGACTGCTTTTTGCTCAGCCTGTTTTCGCCCTTGCGCCCTATCCAAAAGTAGAAGCCAGAGGAAGCGCATGCCCTCGATTCTTATTCTGGTGCGCCCCCATCTACCTTTCTATCTTCTCGCTAACATTCATGCTGCTGGCAGTTTTCACGGCAAGTCCGCTGGCACGTTTTCTCGGATTGGCTTGCGTCACGGCACTCGGAGGAATAGTTATTCCGAACATATTCTCGCAATCCTTCAATGCAGATGATATTAAATGTCGTTGGTTAGTCATTTTTGTATCCACTACCGCCTCAGCATTGCAATGGATTAGCTTGCTGTAG
- a CDS encoding NAD(P)-dependent alcohol dehydrogenase: protein MWAVQYHRYGDPSVLETEEVAVRKPKPGEVMVETVSSGVSAIDLMYRSGKLRMHGVGFPKQTGFDVLGIVRESRVPGLKADRWVWVVLDVEPLRRRGTAVQYLTVGSERIGAFPEGFVPPTEAGSLPLGSLTALRGIRDGVRVHYGERLLIVGAGGAVGLAAVQLAVALGVETDAVCGARAVELCRGLGATRVFDHTTPEALEPRRSGDYDAVLIAAGNGRDWLGAARRPGRIVLTRGDAWLRTLPAALRARRRIGAIAAGHKSAELTELAQLVAAGILRPVVDRTYAVTDLARAHEEFGKGGTAGSRLICHTTP from the coding sequence ATGTGGGCCGTCCAGTACCACCGCTACGGCGATCCCTCGGTCCTGGAAACCGAGGAAGTGGCCGTACGGAAACCGAAACCCGGCGAGGTGATGGTCGAGACCGTCTCCAGCGGGGTGAGCGCCATCGACCTGATGTACCGCTCGGGGAAACTGCGAATGCACGGCGTCGGTTTCCCGAAACAAACCGGCTTCGACGTCCTCGGAATCGTCCGGGAATCCCGGGTTCCGGGGCTCAAGGCCGACCGCTGGGTCTGGGTTGTGCTGGACGTGGAGCCGCTGCGCAGGCGCGGCACCGCGGTGCAGTACCTGACCGTCGGTTCCGAACGGATCGGCGCCTTCCCGGAGGGGTTCGTCCCGCCCACGGAGGCCGGCTCGCTGCCCCTGGGTTCGCTGACCGCGCTCCGCGGCATCCGCGACGGGGTCCGGGTCCACTACGGTGAGCGCCTGCTGATCGTCGGGGCGGGAGGGGCCGTCGGCCTGGCGGCCGTCCAGCTGGCGGTTGCCCTCGGAGTGGAGACCGACGCCGTGTGTGGGGCCCGCGCGGTCGAGCTGTGCCGCGGTCTCGGCGCGACCCGGGTGTTCGACCACACCACGCCGGAGGCGCTGGAGCCGCGACGCTCGGGAGACTACGACGCGGTCCTCATCGCGGCGGGCAACGGCCGCGACTGGCTGGGCGCCGCCCGGCGGCCGGGCCGCATCGTTCTGACCCGGGGCGACGCCTGGCTCCGCACGCTTCCCGCCGCGCTCCGGGCCCGCCGCAGGATCGGGGCCATCGCGGCCGGGCACAAGTCCGCGGAACTCACCGAGCTGGCGCAGCTGGTGGCCGCCGGAATCCTGCGCCCCGTGGTGGACAGGACCTACGCAGTGACGGATCTGGCACGGGCCCACGAGGAGTTCGGGAAGGGCGGGACCGCGGGCTCGCGCCTGATCTGCCACACGACACCGTGA
- a CDS encoding TetR/AcrR family transcriptional regulator, producing MAGETGRPRNAAVNDAVLGATVALLGERGYQGLRINDVAERSGVAKTTVYRRWPTLTHLVVAAMEHALGQRDIEPTGNLGTDLDRMIRTGYGALVGGGTSLLAVALDLHGHADAQLRAAYRRRIIDPIRSRGITLLEDAMRRGEIRDSTDPEVVADAVIGGLIYRAAILAEPLGVEEACAFARRVVGLAR from the coding sequence ATGGCGGGAGAGACTGGGCGGCCGCGCAATGCCGCGGTGAACGATGCGGTGCTGGGTGCCACCGTCGCGCTGCTTGGGGAGCGCGGCTACCAGGGGCTGCGGATCAACGACGTGGCGGAGCGTTCCGGGGTGGCCAAGACCACGGTCTACCGCCGCTGGCCGACGCTCACCCACCTGGTGGTCGCGGCCATGGAACACGCCCTCGGGCAACGAGACATCGAGCCGACGGGAAACCTGGGGACGGACCTGGACCGGATGATCCGTACCGGGTACGGGGCCCTCGTCGGCGGCGGGACGTCACTCCTGGCCGTCGCCCTCGACCTCCACGGTCACGCCGACGCGCAGCTGCGCGCGGCCTACCGCCGGCGCATCATCGACCCCATCCGCTCCCGGGGCATCACCCTCCTGGAGGACGCGATGCGCAGGGGGGAGATCCGCGACTCGACCGACCCGGAGGTTGTGGCGGACGCCGTCATCGGTGGGCTCATCTACCGTGCCGCCATCCTCGCCGAACCACTCGGAGTGGAGGAGGCGTGCGCATTCGCCCGCAGGGTGGTCGGGCTGGCGCGATAA
- a CDS encoding transposase family protein encodes MNTTTCLDRGQILDLCEPIHTACSGNLPAAGSRTLGLFRCIQVTLLTLRHNLTQELLADIHMVSQSTISRVVAVYTPLIAELLQAWIPQVEDLDPDRQYIIDGTLAPCWSWHDRPELYSGKHHTTGVNLQVACTLAGQLAWISPPLPGSVHDAKAIKESGFLAALDSQSHIGDKGYIGLGMITPARKPAHGELADTDKRNNTAINRVRYLIERVIANLKTWRVLHTDYRRPYDTFETTIQAVTGLIFAYTP; translated from the coding sequence GTGAATACTACCACATGCCTTGACCGTGGCCAGATCCTTGACCTGTGCGAACCGATCCACACCGCCTGCTCCGGAAACCTTCCCGCGGCAGGATCTCGCACCTTGGGGTTGTTCCGCTGCATCCAGGTCACTTTGTTGACGCTCAGACACAATCTCACCCAAGAGTTACTGGCCGACATCCACATGGTCTCCCAATCCACCATCTCAAGAGTGGTGGCGGTCTACACCCCTTTGATCGCCGAACTCCTCCAAGCGTGGATACCTCAGGTGGAGGACCTCGACCCGGACCGCCAATACATCATCGACGGTACTCTGGCGCCCTGCTGGTCATGGCACGACCGTCCCGAACTGTACTCAGGCAAACACCACACCACAGGAGTGAACCTGCAAGTGGCCTGCACCCTGGCCGGACAGCTCGCCTGGATCTCCCCACCCCTGCCGGGTAGTGTGCATGATGCAAAGGCCATCAAGGAATCCGGCTTCCTCGCAGCCCTCGACAGTCAAAGTCATATTGGAGACAAAGGCTACATCGGATTGGGAATGATCACCCCTGCCCGGAAACCCGCCCATGGTGAACTCGCCGACACCGATAAAAGAAACAACACGGCCATCAATCGTGTCCGCTATCTCATCGAACGTGTCATCGCGAACCTCAAGACCTGGCGTGTCCTGCACACCGATTACCGCCGCCCCTACGACACCTTCGAAACCACAATACAAGCCGTCACGGGACTCATCTTCGCTTACACCCCATGA
- a CDS encoding alpha-amylase family protein encodes MGDIDDVLELRWNRYGDELTTALRNVYGDKTDALVERVRGIVTKTLEERPADLRRLDEARLLRPDWLQQPGMTGYVCYTDRFAGTLNGILGHLDYLHDLGVTYLHLMPLLQPREGANDGGYAVADYRSIRSDLGTMDDLAEVAKGLRERGISLVVDLVLNHVAKEHEWARRARAGEQKYRDYFMIYPDRTVPDQYEQTLPEVFPDFAPGNFTWDEELAGWVWTTFNDYQWDVNWANPDVFCEYLEIICNLANHGVEVLRLDAIAFIWKQMGTDCQNEPPVHELAEALRAAVRIAAPAAVFKAEAIVGPRDLIAYFGQGRHYGKLSDLAYHNSLMAQLWSALASRDVTLLRYALERFPAKPPTATWGTYVRCHDDIGWAVDDRDAAAVGINGAEHRRFLSDFYSGEFPKSFARGLVFQANPVTGDRRISGTLASLAGLELALESKDQEAIDLAVGRINMLHAVICGFGGVPLIYMGDELAMLNDYHYGDDPAHAEDNRWVHRPVMDWDAVAALAENPDSAQARVNAWLRHVLDVRRATPQLHAGYESHILDVGDRRVLVIRRDHPIGPMYQLYNLSEHRVSIPMGLLRTPYGSRAKELLDDVTWDLDPATLSLEPYQVRWFVAAEDLEE; translated from the coding sequence ATGGGTGACATTGACGACGTCCTGGAACTGCGGTGGAACCGCTACGGAGATGAGCTGACAACGGCGCTGCGCAACGTCTACGGAGACAAAACCGACGCTCTGGTGGAGCGGGTGCGTGGGATCGTGACGAAGACGCTCGAGGAGCGGCCCGCCGACCTGCGCAGGCTGGACGAGGCACGCCTGCTGCGCCCCGACTGGCTGCAGCAACCCGGCATGACGGGCTACGTCTGCTACACGGACCGGTTCGCCGGCACCCTGAACGGGATCCTCGGGCACCTCGACTACCTGCACGACCTCGGGGTCACCTACCTGCACCTGATGCCGCTGCTGCAACCCCGCGAGGGCGCCAACGACGGCGGCTATGCGGTGGCCGACTACCGCTCCATCCGCAGCGACCTCGGAACCATGGACGATCTCGCGGAGGTGGCGAAGGGGCTGCGGGAACGCGGCATCTCGCTGGTGGTCGACCTGGTGCTCAACCACGTCGCCAAGGAACACGAATGGGCCCGGCGCGCCCGGGCGGGCGAGCAGAAGTACCGCGACTATTTCATGATCTACCCCGACCGCACCGTCCCGGACCAGTACGAGCAGACCCTGCCCGAGGTGTTCCCGGACTTCGCGCCCGGGAACTTCACCTGGGACGAGGAGCTCGCCGGATGGGTGTGGACCACCTTCAACGACTACCAGTGGGACGTGAACTGGGCGAACCCCGACGTCTTCTGCGAATACCTGGAGATCATCTGCAACCTGGCGAACCACGGCGTCGAGGTGCTGCGGCTGGACGCCATCGCCTTCATCTGGAAGCAGATGGGCACCGACTGCCAGAACGAACCCCCCGTCCACGAACTCGCGGAGGCGCTGCGGGCCGCGGTGCGGATCGCGGCCCCGGCGGCGGTGTTCAAGGCCGAGGCCATCGTCGGTCCGCGTGACCTGATCGCCTACTTCGGCCAGGGACGTCACTACGGGAAACTCTCCGATCTGGCCTACCACAACTCGCTGATGGCCCAGCTGTGGTCAGCGCTGGCCAGCCGCGACGTGACGCTGCTGCGCTACGCCCTCGAACGGTTCCCAGCGAAACCCCCGACGGCCACCTGGGGCACCTACGTGCGCTGCCACGACGACATCGGCTGGGCCGTTGACGACCGCGACGCCGCCGCGGTCGGTATCAACGGGGCCGAGCACCGCCGGTTCTTGTCCGATTTCTATTCCGGCGAGTTCCCGAAGTCGTTCGCCCGCGGCCTGGTGTTCCAGGCCAACCCCGTTACCGGCGACCGGCGCATCTCCGGCACCCTGGCTTCCCTGGCCGGGCTTGAACTGGCCCTCGAGTCGAAGGACCAGGAGGCCATCGACCTGGCGGTGGGCCGCATCAACATGCTGCACGCCGTGATCTGCGGGTTCGGCGGGGTGCCGCTGATCTACATGGGCGATGAACTGGCGATGCTCAACGACTACCACTACGGAGACGATCCCGCGCACGCCGAGGACAACCGCTGGGTGCACCGCCCCGTCATGGACTGGGACGCCGTGGCCGCGCTGGCCGAGAACCCCGACTCCGCCCAGGCCCGCGTCAACGCGTGGCTGCGGCACGTGCTCGACGTGCGCCGCGCCACCCCGCAGCTGCACGCCGGCTACGAGTCGCACATCCTCGACGTCGGCGACCGCAGAGTGCTCGTGATCCGCCGTGACCATCCGATCGGCCCCATGTACCAGCTCTACAACCTCTCCGAGCACAGGGTCAGCATTCCCATGGGGCTGCTGCGCACCCCATACGGCAGCAGGGCCAAGGAGCTCCTCGACGACGTGACCTGGGATCTGGACCCCGCCACCCTCAGCCTGGAGCCCTACCAGGTGCGCTGGTTCGTGGCGGCCGAGGACCTGGAGGAGTGA
- a CDS encoding patatin-like phospholipase family protein encodes MARRGWFGLPFFDSQPEPSTTACVLSGGGARASFQIGALDYLYAKDPGFAPTIFVGASAGAILAAGLAQYPTRQEQIGFLKRVDELWCSMTGPEDMFTPRPWLSRLLAEAPAWLELVGQGAKPADAPSRSSWLPLRRRRPEPPGTGTPEDPVEEALTPDEELQSDFSLGLMAQLAGALGRLPKLGSDLMAVKAGMEQSRSLYRPGPVLAKLLHPDVFDPDRVSASGMQLRMAMVALETGELHFMREDGALVNREDREIDAGPHNLTRGVLASCAIPGVFRPVPVGAETYVDGGARENLPAEMAIGHLQAGRTYVVSSQTDGVPRKQSMAQADIFQVVMRATEILMDESGRDETAYALSAGAIVIAPDVEVHEAMTVHPGLIRIHRDHGWSRAAAVVQGIDAAEQQRLSRVTALRMRCLRREEAWLDDLTNRRALLELQSAKLELRDAMARCQKNLLPEGVDQCWARFEEHPRNPGVEPRWLEG; translated from the coding sequence ATGGCTCGCAGAGGATGGTTCGGACTTCCGTTCTTCGATTCCCAACCCGAGCCGAGCACCACCGCCTGCGTGCTCTCGGGAGGCGGGGCGCGGGCAAGCTTCCAGATCGGCGCCCTCGACTACCTGTACGCGAAGGATCCCGGGTTCGCCCCCACGATCTTCGTCGGCGCATCGGCCGGGGCCATCCTGGCAGCGGGCCTGGCCCAGTACCCCACCCGTCAGGAACAGATCGGTTTCCTGAAGCGCGTGGACGAGCTCTGGTGTTCCATGACGGGCCCTGAGGACATGTTCACCCCCCGACCCTGGCTGTCCCGGCTGCTGGCGGAGGCCCCGGCATGGCTCGAACTCGTGGGCCAGGGCGCCAAACCAGCGGATGCCCCGTCACGCTCCTCCTGGCTGCCGCTGCGCCGCCGCCGTCCCGAACCGCCGGGGACCGGAACCCCGGAGGACCCTGTGGAGGAGGCGCTCACCCCCGACGAGGAACTGCAATCGGACTTCTCCCTGGGATTGATGGCGCAGCTGGCGGGTGCCCTCGGGCGGCTCCCGAAGCTGGGGAGCGACCTGATGGCGGTCAAGGCGGGAATGGAACAGTCGCGGTCGCTGTACCGCCCGGGACCCGTGCTGGCGAAACTGCTGCACCCGGACGTCTTCGACCCCGACCGGGTGTCCGCCTCCGGCATGCAGCTGCGGATGGCGATGGTGGCCCTGGAGACCGGGGAACTGCACTTCATGCGCGAGGACGGCGCCCTGGTCAACCGCGAGGACCGGGAGATCGACGCGGGTCCTCACAACCTCACCCGCGGGGTGCTCGCGTCCTGCGCCATTCCCGGGGTGTTCCGGCCGGTCCCGGTCGGTGCGGAGACCTATGTGGACGGAGGAGCCCGGGAGAACCTGCCCGCGGAGATGGCGATCGGGCACCTGCAGGCCGGCCGGACCTACGTGGTCTCGTCGCAAACCGACGGGGTACCTCGAAAACAGTCGATGGCCCAAGCTGACATCTTCCAGGTCGTGATGCGCGCCACCGAGATCCTCATGGACGAATCCGGACGGGACGAGACCGCCTACGCGCTGTCGGCCGGTGCCATCGTCATCGCCCCGGATGTCGAGGTGCACGAGGCCATGACCGTCCACCCCGGGCTGATCCGCATCCACCGCGACCACGGCTGGTCCCGTGCGGCCGCGGTCGTACAGGGAATCGACGCGGCGGAGCAGCAGCGGCTGAGCCGGGTCACCGCGCTGCGGATGCGCTGCCTGCGGCGGGAGGAGGCCTGGTTGGACGACCTCACCAACCGTCGTGCCCTGCTGGAGTTGCAAAGCGCGAAACTGGAGCTGCGCGACGCCATGGCCCGCTGCCAGAAGAACCTGCTGCCCGAGGGCGTGGATCAGTGCTGGGCCCGGTTCGAGGAACACCCGAGGAATCCCGGCGTCGAACCGCGGTGGCTCGAGGGGTGA
- a CDS encoding HXXEE domain-containing protein, whose protein sequence is MKRNNRIRRVCVGLFAAWALHDAEEYLTMAPTSREVFSGLPEQLPIPEEFRERGISQVHVNLAMSAMGAVVAASAASGVRSGGRSTLFRGGLLAFGLHGFTHIASCLVAGRYTTGVVTSPLVVIPYWLWARRVLKRHGIRPEDPKAVVTALAVFPALAGIHALVRKILGEGSLGPEISGTAV, encoded by the coding sequence ATGAAACGAAACAACCGGATCCGCCGGGTCTGCGTCGGGTTGTTCGCGGCCTGGGCCCTGCACGACGCCGAGGAGTACCTCACCATGGCGCCCACCTCCCGGGAGGTTTTCTCCGGTCTCCCGGAGCAGCTGCCGATCCCAGAGGAGTTCCGCGAACGCGGCATCTCCCAGGTCCACGTCAACCTGGCCATGTCCGCCATGGGCGCCGTGGTCGCCGCTTCCGCCGCTTCAGGGGTGCGCAGCGGGGGCAGGTCAACGCTGTTCCGTGGCGGCCTGCTGGCCTTCGGGCTGCACGGTTTCACGCACATCGCCTCGTGCCTCGTCGCCGGGAGGTACACCACCGGGGTGGTCACCTCTCCTTTGGTGGTGATCCCCTACTGGCTGTGGGCGCGGCGCGTCCTCAAGCGGCACGGGATCCGCCCGGAGGATCCGAAGGCCGTGGTCACGGCGCTGGCGGTGTTTCCCGCCCTGGCGGGAATCCACGCCCTCGTCCGGAAGATCCTCGGCGAAGGATCGCTGGGACCCGAGATTTCGGGGACGGCTGTCTGA